Part of the Asterias rubens chromosome 20, eAstRub1.3, whole genome shotgun sequence genome, tcttgctatatattgtattgctttgtgaaatcggcccctacGATTAGCTACTGATTTCTACCACAACTTTAGCATGCAGCTAAAGTCTAGGACTGTATGATGCCATGAAATTTTCATGAACATCACGCAAGCCAAAATCTGAACAGAGTTATTTCATGTCTATGGTCGATcacaaaaaacatgaacattgtcTGTGACTCTATTTTTTTTCAGCTGCACCAATTCGACTGCCACTTCTTGTCATACAATAAATTATTGGCaattataaaacaatgtcatcatACTTTTTAAAACCTTTCGGGCAAAGTTTAAATACTACAGAAAAAACACTGAACATACGACGCGCAATTTTGGAAAGGTAGAAACGGAATCTCTCCGGCATATTTACAGTTTTTGGCAAAGTGGCTTTTTCTTCTTGTTCCCGACGACAGCTGGTTACGTCTGGTCCATTAGTTTATGGCTGTCTTCATAGCGACCTTGCACTAAGGTATGCAGTAATGAACCAATCtaaagcaaaataataataaaaaaattaataacattagATGTTTGTGTTACTTATTGTTGTTtcaatgcaaaaacattgtatcttgATTTTGAAATTACAGTGTATCTGGCAAGAGGAAGGCTGAACAAGTTGGTTAAATGCAAGTTCGTTCCAGGGCTTACAGCCACTGTTACGGCCTCTCTTAGGCTGCAtgaaaaaaactgttaaaatgaaaaaaactcaATGGAGCTATATGTAGGAAATAAAAATCCTCTTGAAAGTAGTCTACATTATAGGATGGAGGGAAAaagcaccaggcaaggagttccaaagagatgacAAAGAAAAAAGCTGTATGaatggctttttttttcaattcaattcaattcaaaaaacttACAAACAGTAGACCAGCtcaatataaaaatattgaGAGAATAATCCGGTGGGTTTTATTAGAAGCGTATGGGTGAGAtgaagcagaaagcctggtttcacgctcaaacaccctgataagaaaaacaataattttccaCGCTTAGCACATGTTTGTGCTAACAAGCTCAAGCAGAGAATATTGCAGAAAAGGTTTCTGCTTCAGTGACAGATGGTACCATTTAATATTTtgactgctaagcagaatttgaTGTGCTTTTGGTTTCCATACGCGCATGTGCTGCACTCTGCCAAGGCAGCGTATCCATGGCAGCGTATCCATGGCAGCGTATCCATGGCAGCGTATCCATGGCAGCGTATCCATGGCAGCGTGCAGCGTTGGATTGGTCTACACAGCTTGGCAGCGACACCACCATGCTTACCTCTTCTGGATCTTTAAGGGCGTCTCCAAGCATCTTCTCGATATTTCTCATGATGCAGACTTTCTGCTGAGCCGACAGCGGATACGATATCGTTTTTGAGATAGGTGTGGTCTGAAAAGACAGGGATGTAAAATCAGTACTAGTCaaaaaagttttgtgaaaataGTATTAGCCATTACAAACTGCTTACTTAACTGAACGGTACGTATAAATGCAAAAGTAGTTACTggtctgatgttttgaccctagtggagtgtaggcctacaggtCACAGTACCAGTTGCTTTTAAGGATCCCTTGGTTTAAGTACAACAtatatttgaaattaaaaccCCTACAGTTATAGATTCAAAGGAGTTTCTGGgaagatcaaagagcaggatctCTTTAGATTTGATGAAATACAACTTATGTTTTCACCACGAAGACATGAAAAGTCTGATTTCCATTAAAactctgaaatttctcatccctgctacgaagtctaaacttgttttctttgtgcAAGTCGCCCAATAAAAACAGTGTGAAATTATCAGTGCTAAGTGTGTTCTTACCTTGTACCAAAATGTGACTGAAATTGTTTCTCCGCCATCGATAGAGGATTCAATGTAGTGCCACCTAATTTtgagaacaataaaaaaactttcAGGAACAACAGGGAACAtgtgcttcttcttttttaaacttGAGTTTTGACTCATCTCTCTTGGTGTGTCAAGGGCGAGCGGTCAAGAGCACTGGacttaagctctggtgattctgatcagcagagcctGGGATGCTAAGTCCTGAGCCCatcttcatagagctgcctaattttacaaaagtagctcagcacacaaaattttgcttaccagaataaggttaccagtcaaattaCCATCTTACATAGTACACGTGCTCTATCTGTGGTTTGTATCCTGCtccattttgctaagcagtaaatgttcaacagctctatgaaattaggcccatgGTTTGACACTTGTGCCTAGATgaattgtttacaatttttgacaaaatagctCAAAAGTTTGGGTAATTTAGACACTTCCCGCAGacaaaatgtcttcagtagtctgtTCTGTATCCTTTGAAACCATCAAATCACCAAACAAGTTTTGAcccaaaaacttaaaaatttgCTCTCAGTGTTTCTGGCACGGTCTGAGGCCAGTCTACCAAAAAGCTAGTAAATTCTTCTACTCACCAATACATTGGAATATAGATAACGTCGCCGGGTCCAACGACCGTCTGGAGACCCTTCGCATTCCGGAACTTTGGAAACTTTTCATAGTCAGGGTTCTCAAAGTCGACCTGTTACAGAGCATAGGAAAGTATAAGAGAAGGCTGGGAACCATGTGGAAATTCTTGCTAGTTTAGCtacaaaatgcttgggccaggTGACAATAAACATACCCTCCCTGTTCCCCCGCTCCCCCACTCAATGTCGTTGACCCCCCTGTTTCAGCTAGAACTAAGCACAGTCATTGGCACTTTCAATAAATTTAACCCTTGTCCAGTGCTtaaactgcaggacttgcagttacaaggttgtgggttcgaatcccaccgtgCTAaacgctgatttcacaatgactagaacagGTATTGTTGtatagttactgaatcacaatttcttgatttgagCAATTCATATCacagatgttaaaccaatgtttgtatgagagagacatggctgttgccagcttggcgttcaTATCccattgtgggagtttgccgagatCTCGAAGGAAAGactaacttaaaaaaataacaaacaaacaaacaaacaattcagGTAGgtctgtataaaaacaaaataataaatgctGACAACGTTTTTACCTGGCTCTGTCTATCACATGGGTGGTTGACCGGGAATGGGTATAGGCTTCCAAACTGACTGGGTGGGAACATGATGACCCTCTTGTGACCTTGTACCTGAGCAAACAGGTTCTCCTGCTCATCATAGTGGGCTGGCGTCACGTTACCTAAACACAAAAAGGAAATCAAAATGCGATAAGGCAAGACATCTTTGGAGTTTGGCTCTATCCATGAACATCAATCGATCTCCTGATGATGATCAGGGCacgctacaatcccggccaaaatgcttgggccacccattcgcaACGTGGCTATAAACAGCACCACTCACAACTTCATGTACACCGCCTTCTGGAAAACACCTACACCAAAGCTACACCAAAACTACACCAAAACTACACCAAAGCTACACCAAAACTACACCAAAGCTACACCAAAGCTACACCAAAACTACACCAAAACTACACCAAAACTACACCAAAACTACACCAAAGCTACACCAAAACTACACCAAAACTACACCAAAACTACACCAAAACTACACCAAAACTACACCAAAACTACACCAAAACTACACCAAATGCCCACCATTCCTGTGCTTCAATAGACCGATcaagtaggctccgcccacgacgcacgtgtgagcaagaacacgtggggctctccaatgcctttctgcacaactcgcCAAGATATGCGCACGCaggtcggaccttatttgtcggaccttcgttgcattgtgattggtcaatacgcgaTGGGGCTGAGCTTAGTGGATCAGTCTATTGGGTTAGGGCTGGGTCAACCTAGAAAGCTGATCGAGCACACTACTGGGTTACAGGAAATAAAGTTTCACAGACTCTTCTATTAGTCAAATAGGGGTGTTTGAATAATATTCTGACACACAGTTCCATACCTGCCATTGAGGCCAGCAGGAGGTTTGACGTCAGTGGGCCCCAGTTGTACTTCCTCTGTTGAGCAGTGACCCATGACCAATTAAAATGAACAAAGTCCTGAACTAAAGCTGGTCCAACGGTGTTGTTCAGCGCTTGCTGTAGATATAATCTGATAAAGGATCAAAATGAACATTGGAAGTAAACTTCTGAAAAGATCTGAAAGAACATTTCTGATAACACACTATAATCTGAGCATGAGACGTGTCATCACTGAGCGGTTGAAGACACTGGTCACCtttaagtaattgtcaaagaccagtctcctcacttggtggaCCCCAACTTTTGCATAAATTAgcacaactttttaaaattggtcACTTTTGGTCATTgtatttgcaagagaataaaagatgagttgtcagtattgccatggtgatttgtattgtgacaacaCACATTGCTCCGCAATTAAGGGTGATTTGCACTTAAGATCAGTCTtgactctttgtaaaatcggcccCCTGTTGTTTCTGACCAgccagggcttgaatttggggcAACAAATCTACAAGACTGCAGGCCTGATGGTAGCTTTAATTTTTTACGGGATCAATATtgattttacaagaccagaatcaaaatgagttgaaataTTAGGCCaaatcaaaaaaattaccagttgatcgtccccgcccgcatccttttttggggccgcatccttttttttactattaactatttttcaaattttgtatttaattttttttattttttaaataacttgatGCTCTCGCacacttgtaaccgtctgtttcataaaacaaaatttgtgaatgcctaccagcaaatctttttagtgctatccgaccctgttaacgttagtgttaacacaggtcctcatgcaactaataggtataaataagtttgcggttgattcaaactgaagaattggtggcctgtttgatttgaaatacttagcggccatcttgaaaaaaaaatagtaaatagtaaatagtaaggccctcatcctcctcttttttgaaaaatccggacgatcaactggtattttttgttatttggccttaatcactcaaaagagatctgTTTCAGATGCAGAGGCTGATGGAGACAAGTCAGCACAAAGAAAACATGAAATGTGACTCGAGACTCACCTGTTGTCGCCCGGTCTCGAAGCTCGCAGGCGATGTACAAAGTCTGGAAAACTCAAGTTCATCGATTGCATCTGTGGCTTGAAGTCCTTATTGAACTGGGCCTTCTTGGGGTCGTAGTACATGAACTTATGACCTCTGTCTTTGGCCTCGAATACATTGAACATTCCTGAGCCTTGGGGAAAAAGAAGAATTGAGAAGGGCATCAGTAACTATCCAGAGCTCAAATTTGAGGGGAAACCTACAAGACCTCAGGGCTTGTAGCTACGAATGTAAATAATGTTCCCAGGAAAGTTCTTTTGAGATTACAGTCCTACGACCTCTGGCATGTCTGGCTGGCTCTAGGATAATGTAAACCTAGTCTGGCTTTTGCACAATGAAAACAGTGCACAaccttttcttttccttttttatttttccttGCACCTTGCACCGTCGACCAATGACATCACCAACGCACCATCCCAGTTTAGTTTCCTACAAGAACTGTGGGATTAATCTACTCAAGACTCAAGGATTTCTCTTATTTGTATTATTGGCGGGTGTACAAAATCCATACAAAATCAA contains:
- the LOC117303703 gene encoding hypoxia-inducible factor 1-alpha inhibitor-like, whose translation is MTSNGQQKSEQNFSSMKFRDYPLPLDDIPRLHVDDPDVSRYIAQTRPVVITGTKLAEPALKWDLDYLQENIGSGMFNVFEAKDRGHKFMYYDPKKAQFNKDFKPQMQSMNLSFPDFVHRLRASRPGDNRLYLQQALNNTVGPALVQDFVHFNWSWVTAQQRKYNWGPLTSNLLLASMAGNVTPAHYDEQENLFAQVQGHKRVIMFPPSQFGSLYPFPVNHPCDRQSQVDFENPDYEKFPKFRNAKGLQTVVGPGDVIYIPMYWWHYIESSIDGGETISVTFWYKTTPISKTISYPLSAQQKVCIMRNIEKMLGDALKDPEEIGSLLHTLVQGRYEDSHKLMDQT